One Actinosynnema pretiosum DNA segment encodes these proteins:
- the rimP gene encoding ribosome maturation factor RimP, protein MSSPPRGELAAQLTPVVREAVEAIGYDLELLDVNQAGRRRLVKVVVDGDEGIGLDEVAQASRAVSAALDANEHLIAGPYTLEVTSPGADRPLTRPRHWLRARLRLVKVKQPEQVEWFGRVGDCDDTGVVLLVKGELRRVEYSAIERAVVEVEFKQPPVEELALLGDRGSKEESE, encoded by the coding sequence GTGTCCAGCCCGCCGCGCGGAGAACTCGCCGCGCAGCTCACCCCCGTCGTGCGGGAGGCGGTCGAGGCCATCGGCTACGACCTGGAACTGCTCGACGTGAACCAGGCTGGGCGTCGCAGGCTCGTGAAGGTGGTCGTCGACGGCGACGAGGGCATCGGGCTCGACGAGGTGGCCCAGGCCAGCCGCGCCGTGTCCGCCGCGCTCGACGCCAACGAGCACCTCATCGCGGGTCCTTACACGCTTGAGGTCACCTCCCCCGGCGCCGACCGCCCCCTCACCCGACCCCGCCACTGGCTGCGCGCCAGGCTGCGGCTGGTCAAGGTCAAGCAGCCCGAGCAGGTCGAGTGGTTCGGCCGCGTCGGCGACTGCGACGACACCGGTGTCGTGCTCCTGGTGAAGGGCGAGCTGCGCCGCGTCGAGTACAGCGCGATCGAGCGAGCCGTCGTAGAGGTCGAGTTCAAGCAACCCCCGGTCGAGGAGCTCGCGCTCCTGGGCGACCGGGGTTCGAAGGAGGAGTCGGAGTGA